In Candidatus Promineifilum breve, one genomic interval encodes:
- the lon gene encoding endopeptidase La: protein MDDFDFNQFPDFPELFPELGDELFDQPITVDKDGLIECPFLALRDVVLFPQMVMPLFIGRERSLAAINAANNNRENLIVAAQRDNNALDPEADELFAIGTEASIGRVLRMPDETTSVLAQGRRRVEILQFTQWVPYIRVRARVIEEVVDWRPNTEALMRAVLALFEKVVGLNHNLPEEAYTYALNLDEPGWLADFVASTLPVPVVTRQEVLEILNTHERLQAISILLAKELDVLELEDEIQSQVQQEVDRSHREHFLREQMRVIQGELGELDVFGQELSELREAVTKKNLPEGVRAKTEKELARLNAMPPMSPEIGIIRTYIDWILDLPWVEESADNLDVGNASAVLDADHYGLDRVKDRILEYIAVRRIAPDTMRSPILCFVGPPGTGKTSLGRSIARAMGREFVRISLGGVRDEAEIRGHRRTYIGAMPGRIIQAMRRVGTRNPLFMLDEVDKLGADFRGDPSAALLEVLDPEQNNSFVDHYLGLEYDLSRVLFVTTANYLDAIPHALRDRMEVIEFSSYLEEEKLGILNQFLVPRQLEQHGLADKKIQFEEETLKTLVREYTREAGVRNLEREVANVCRKIARQVAERKRYPRQITAAKVRELLGPPRFAEDIRPDVDEIGVATGAAWTATGGELMIIEVNLMPGKGSLILTGQLGDVMRESAQAALTYTRSQVDILGIDPARFERQDIHIHLPEGGVPKDGPSAGATLATALISAFTARSIRRDVAMTGEITLRGRVLPVGGVREKALAARRAGIRTFILPRKNERDLLEIPQHLRQDVEFVFVDRIEEVLAAALMPAAGSMEEF, encoded by the coding sequence ATGGATGATTTCGACTTCAACCAATTCCCCGATTTCCCCGAACTTTTTCCTGAACTGGGCGACGAACTGTTCGATCAGCCGATCACGGTCGACAAAGATGGGCTGATCGAATGCCCCTTTCTGGCCCTGCGCGACGTGGTGCTGTTTCCGCAGATGGTCATGCCGCTGTTCATCGGCCGCGAACGCTCGCTGGCGGCCATCAACGCCGCCAACAACAACCGCGAGAACCTGATCGTCGCCGCCCAACGCGACAACAACGCCCTCGATCCCGAGGCGGACGAGCTATTTGCCATCGGCACCGAGGCCAGTATCGGCCGCGTGCTGCGGATGCCGGACGAGACGACCAGCGTACTGGCCCAGGGCCGCCGCCGGGTCGAAATTCTCCAGTTCACCCAATGGGTTCCCTACATTCGCGTGCGGGCGCGGGTGATCGAAGAGGTCGTGGATTGGCGGCCCAACACCGAGGCGCTGATGCGCGCCGTGCTGGCCTTGTTCGAGAAGGTCGTCGGCCTCAATCACAACCTGCCCGAGGAAGCCTACACCTACGCCCTCAACCTGGATGAGCCGGGCTGGTTGGCCGATTTCGTCGCCTCCACCCTGCCCGTGCCCGTCGTCACCCGGCAGGAAGTGCTGGAGATACTCAATACCCACGAACGATTGCAAGCCATCAGCATCCTGCTGGCCAAGGAACTCGACGTGCTGGAACTGGAGGACGAGATTCAAAGCCAGGTGCAGCAGGAAGTCGACCGCTCCCATCGCGAGCACTTCCTGCGCGAGCAGATGCGCGTCATCCAGGGCGAACTGGGCGAACTGGACGTATTCGGCCAGGAATTGAGCGAACTGCGCGAGGCCGTGACCAAAAAGAACCTGCCCGAGGGCGTGCGAGCCAAGACGGAGAAGGAACTGGCCCGGCTGAACGCCATGCCGCCGATGTCGCCGGAGATCGGTATCATTCGCACCTACATCGATTGGATTCTCGACCTGCCCTGGGTGGAGGAATCGGCCGACAACCTGGACGTGGGCAACGCCTCGGCCGTGTTGGACGCCGACCACTACGGGCTGGATCGCGTGAAGGATCGCATCCTGGAGTACATCGCCGTGCGCCGCATTGCCCCCGACACGATGCGTAGCCCCATCCTGTGTTTCGTGGGGCCGCCGGGCACGGGCAAGACGTCGCTCGGCCGCTCCATTGCCCGCGCCATGGGCCGCGAATTCGTGCGCATCAGCCTGGGCGGCGTGCGCGACGAGGCCGAGATTCGCGGCCACCGCCGCACCTACATCGGGGCCATGCCCGGCCGCATCATTCAGGCCATGCGCCGTGTGGGCACGCGCAACCCGCTGTTCATGCTCGATGAGGTGGACAAGCTGGGGGCCGATTTTCGTGGCGATCCGTCGGCGGCGCTGCTGGAAGTGCTCGACCCGGAGCAAAACAACAGCTTCGTCGATCACTACCTGGGGCTGGAGTATGACCTGTCGCGCGTCTTGTTCGTCACCACGGCCAACTACCTCGATGCCATCCCCCACGCGCTCCGGGATCGCATGGAAGTGATCGAATTTTCCAGCTATCTGGAAGAGGAGAAGTTGGGCATCCTCAATCAGTTTCTCGTGCCGCGCCAGTTGGAGCAACACGGCCTGGCCGATAAGAAGATCCAGTTCGAGGAAGAGACGCTCAAGACGCTGGTGCGCGAATACACCCGCGAGGCCGGCGTGCGCAATCTGGAGCGCGAGGTCGCCAACGTCTGCCGTAAGATCGCCCGGCAGGTGGCCGAGCGCAAGCGCTACCCGCGCCAGATCACGGCCGCCAAGGTACGCGAGCTGCTGGGGCCGCCGCGCTTCGCCGAGGACATTCGCCCCGATGTGGACGAGATCGGCGTCGCCACCGGCGCAGCCTGGACGGCCACCGGCGGCGAATTGATGATCATCGAGGTCAACCTGATGCCGGGCAAGGGTTCGCTGATCCTGACCGGCCAATTGGGCGACGTGATGCGCGAGAGCGCCCAGGCGGCGCTGACCTATACCCGCAGCCAGGTGGACATATTGGGCATCGATCCGGCGCGCTTCGAGCGTCAGGACATCCACATCCATCTGCCGGAGGGGGGCGTGCCCAAGGACGGCCCGTCGGCCGGGGCCACGCTGGCGACGGCGCTCATCTCGGCCTTCACCGCGCGCTCCATCCGTCGCGACGTCGCCATGACCGGCGAGATCACGTTGCGCGGGCGGGTGCTGCCTGTCGGCGGCGTGCGCGAGAAGGCGCTGGCTGCCCGTCGCGCCGGCATTCGCACCTTTATTCTGCCACGCAAGAACGAGCGCGACCTGCTGGAGATTCCCCAACATCTGCGGCAGGACGTGGAATTTGTCTTTGTTGACCGGATTGAGGAAGTGCTGGCGGCGGCGCTCATGCCCGCCGCCGGGAGTATGGAGGAGTTTTAA
- a CDS encoding DUF1028 domain-containing protein, with translation MVRTHQPIATFSIVAYDPRRQEWGVAVQSKFMACAAVVSWARAGAGAVATQSFANVTYGLDGLALMESGASASAAIAQLTDADEQRAQRQVGMVDKAGRAASFTGDGCNAWAGHIVGEGFACQGNILIPGTVEAMAATFEAARRGPGELADWLVGALAAGQAAGGDSRGRQAAGVLVVRHNGGYGGNNDRYLDLRVDDHPEPIDKLAELVTMHHLFFGEVDPANLIPLADVAEPLQKILQQTGHYHGPLSGQFDDATRTALRTLVGNENLEERWDGTGDSIDRVVVDFLFDRFA, from the coding sequence ATGGTTCGCACCCATCAACCCATCGCTACCTTTTCCATTGTCGCCTATGACCCGCGGCGGCAAGAGTGGGGCGTGGCCGTGCAATCGAAATTCATGGCCTGCGCCGCGGTCGTTTCCTGGGCACGGGCCGGGGCGGGCGCGGTGGCGACGCAATCGTTCGCCAACGTGACCTATGGCCTTGATGGGCTGGCCCTCATGGAAAGCGGCGCGAGCGCGTCGGCCGCCATCGCTCAATTGACCGACGCCGACGAGCAACGCGCCCAGCGCCAGGTGGGCATGGTCGACAAAGCGGGCCGGGCGGCGTCGTTCACCGGCGACGGCTGCAACGCCTGGGCCGGCCACATCGTCGGCGAGGGGTTCGCCTGCCAGGGCAACATCCTCATTCCGGGCACGGTCGAAGCGATGGCCGCGACCTTCGAGGCAGCGCGGCGCGGGCCGGGCGAACTGGCCGATTGGCTGGTGGGCGCGCTGGCCGCCGGACAGGCCGCCGGCGGCGACAGTCGCGGCCGGCAGGCGGCCGGGGTGCTGGTCGTGCGTCACAACGGCGGCTATGGCGGCAACAACGACCGCTACCTCGATCTGCGCGTGGACGACCACCCGGAGCCGATCGACAAGCTGGCCGAGCTGGTGACGATGCACCACCTGTTCTTCGGCGAGGTTGATCCGGCCAATCTGATTCCACTGGCCGACGTGGCCGAGCCATTGCAGAAGATCTTGCAGCAAACCGGCCATTACCACGGCCCGCTGAGCGGCCAATTCGATGACGCCACGCGGACGGCGTTGCGAACGCTGGTCGGCAACGAAAACCTGGAAGAGCGCTGGGACGGCACGGGCGACAGCATCGACCGCGTGGTCGTCGATTTCCTGTTCGACAGATTCGCATAG
- a CDS encoding acyl-CoA thioesterase, producing the protein MPEGESRPLLIERPIVVRTYDIDFAHIVHNIVYFRWLEDLRSEILAGVLPIEEILATGISPILTRSEIDYRRPVRIGDGVVGRMWVAALSRTRWTLAAEIVVDGQVCAAARQSGYFADLKTLRAARVPERLRRAWESV; encoded by the coding sequence ATGCCTGAGGGGGAGAGCCGGCCTCTGCTCATCGAACGGCCGATCGTCGTGCGCACCTACGACATCGACTTCGCCCATATCGTCCACAACATCGTCTATTTCCGCTGGCTGGAGGATTTACGGTCAGAGATTCTGGCCGGCGTCTTGCCCATTGAGGAGATATTGGCGACGGGCATCAGCCCCATCCTGACCCGCAGTGAGATCGACTATCGCCGCCCGGTGCGGATTGGCGATGGGGTGGTGGGGCGGATGTGGGTGGCCGCGCTATCGCGCACGCGCTGGACGCTGGCGGCCGAGATCGTGGTTGACGGGCAGGTATGCGCTGCCGCGCGGCAGAGCGGCTACTTTGCTGATCTGAAGACGTTGCGGGCGGCCCGTGTGCCGGAGCGGTTGCGCCGGGCGTGGGAAAGTGTGTAG
- a CDS encoding dihydrolipoamide acetyltransferase family protein produces the protein MATSILLPEMGEGVIEGTLSRWLVNEGDRIEQFAPIAEVETDKVTTETTSDTAGVILKLCVNEGQTIPVGTVLAYVGQPGETVGENGGGGGATTATAATTPPAKQETPVEQAIAPRPENGGAMAAPAVYTGRISPVVGRMAAEHGIDLGRVTGTGRDGRVTKEDVLAYIESEKAAERQPPAPAPSTRVGEAPLKPPAPLAAGGQVAAGPQGDVLPLTGIRRSIAEHMVRSKQTSPHVTTVFEIDFTAVAAHRKAHKDSYARDGVRLTFTAYLVAATVQALKDHPMVNSSWADDGILLRREINIGMATAIDDGLIVPVIKNADSLNLLGLARAVNDLADRARNKQLKPDEVKGGTFSITNHGTTGSLFATPIINQPQCGILGVGAIEKRVKVIDDAIAIRPLAYVSFTFDHRILDGASADRFVAAIKQQIEGWR, from the coding sequence ATGGCAACGAGCATTCTTCTGCCGGAAATGGGCGAGGGCGTCATCGAGGGTACGCTCTCCCGCTGGCTGGTCAACGAGGGCGACCGCATCGAGCAGTTCGCGCCTATCGCCGAGGTGGAGACCGACAAGGTGACCACCGAAACCACGAGCGACACGGCCGGGGTCATCCTGAAGCTGTGCGTCAACGAAGGGCAGACCATCCCCGTCGGCACGGTGCTGGCCTACGTCGGCCAGCCGGGCGAGACGGTTGGCGAAAATGGGGGCGGCGGCGGGGCGACCACCGCAACAGCCGCGACAACACCACCAGCGAAACAAGAAACACCGGTTGAGCAGGCAATAGCGCCCCGCCCGGAGAATGGCGGGGCAATGGCCGCGCCGGCCGTCTACACCGGGCGCATCAGTCCGGTCGTCGGCCGCATGGCCGCCGAGCACGGCATCGACCTCGGCCGCGTCACCGGCACGGGCCGCGACGGGCGCGTCACCAAAGAGGATGTGCTGGCCTATATCGAGAGCGAAAAGGCCGCCGAGCGCCAACCGCCCGCGCCTGCACCGTCCACGAGGGTAGGGGAAGCGCCGCTCAAACCGCCGGCCCCGCTTGCCGCCGGGGGGCAGGTCGCGGCCGGGCCACAGGGCGACGTGCTGCCCCTGACGGGCATCCGCCGCTCCATCGCCGAGCACATGGTGCGCAGCAAGCAGACCAGCCCCCACGTGACGACGGTCTTTGAAATCGACTTCACCGCCGTGGCCGCCCACCGCAAAGCCCACAAGGACAGCTACGCCCGCGACGGCGTGCGGCTGACCTTCACCGCCTATCTCGTCGCCGCCACGGTGCAGGCGCTCAAGGATCATCCGATGGTCAACAGCAGTTGGGCCGACGACGGCATCTTGCTGCGGCGGGAGATCAACATCGGCATGGCGACGGCCATCGACGACGGGCTGATCGTGCCGGTGATCAAGAACGCTGACAGCCTGAACCTGCTGGGGCTGGCCCGCGCCGTCAACGACCTGGCCGACCGGGCGCGCAACAAGCAGCTTAAGCCCGACGAAGTGAAGGGCGGCACCTTCTCGATCACCAACCACGGCACGACCGGCAGCCTCTTCGCCACGCCGATCATCAACCAGCCGCAATGCGGTATCCTGGGCGTGGGGGCCATCGAGAAGCGGGTCAAGGTCATCGACGACGCCATCGCCATCCGGCCGCTGGCTTACGTCAGCTTTACCTTCGATCACCGCATCCTGGATGGGGCGTCGGCCGATCGTTTTGTCGCGGCTATCAAACAGCAGATTGAGGGTTGGCGCTAG
- a CDS encoding alpha-ketoacid dehydrogenase subunit alpha/beta: MLTTEEKKKQKATDKNQLRLSAADVLRDYNIALESRQTSLIGRREVLNGRAKFGIFGDGKELAQIALAKAFRKGDFRAGYYRDQTFMFAIGAITIQQFFAQLYAHADATAEPSSAGRQMNAHFATRLLNDDGTWRSQTELFNSSADLSPTAAQMPKLVGLGYASHLYRELDILSHLTQFSHNGDEIAFGTIGNASTAEGHFWEAVNGIGVLRAPVVISIWDDGYGISVPNEHQITKGNLSEILDGFRRRPDVPGGYELYTVKGWDYPALLETYARAADMARAEHIPAIIHVIEMTQPLGHSSSGSHERYKSAERLEWERQHDCLLKMREWILDQHIATAGELDNMERNAEMLVENIRVKAWQAFTRPIHDERLHVVDLMEQVEATSIQAAAIEPIRRRLAKRESLLRRDVLSAVRELLVLTRHESRPPDSPIARLIEWQQAQGSANYERYGSHLYSRSAESTLGVGEVKPIYEANAPNVPGSHILNAAFDAMLARDPRVVAFGEDVGFLGGVNQTWAGLQAKHGPLRVADTGIREATIVGQAIGLALRGLRPIAEIQYLDYVLYGLQILSDDLASLHWRTRGGQKAPVIVSTRGHRLEGIWHAGSPLGALINLLRGIYICVPRDMTQAAGFYNTLLLGDEPGIVVEVLNGYRLKEKMPANIGDITVPLGVPEVLRPGSDVTMVTYGAACRIALETAEALSGVGIEVEIIDVQTLLPFDRPGMILDSLKKTNRVVFLDEDTPGGATAYMLQQVIEVQGGFHWLDCEPRTIAAQPHRPAYGSDGAYFSKPNVEDVFAVIYDLMNEANPARYPRYQ, encoded by the coding sequence ATGCTGACGACCGAAGAAAAGAAAAAGCAAAAAGCGACGGATAAAAACCAACTTAGACTGAGCGCGGCCGATGTGCTGCGCGACTACAATATTGCCCTGGAGAGCCGCCAGACCAGCCTCATCGGCCGGCGCGAAGTGCTGAACGGTCGGGCCAAATTCGGCATCTTCGGCGACGGCAAGGAACTGGCACAGATCGCCCTGGCCAAAGCCTTTCGCAAGGGGGATTTCCGCGCCGGCTACTATCGGGATCAGACCTTCATGTTCGCCATCGGGGCGATCACGATCCAGCAATTCTTTGCCCAACTCTACGCCCACGCCGACGCCACCGCCGAACCCAGCTCGGCCGGGCGGCAGATGAACGCCCACTTCGCCACGCGCCTGCTGAACGACGACGGCACGTGGCGTTCCCAGACGGAACTATTCAACTCCTCGGCCGACCTCTCGCCCACGGCAGCGCAGATGCCCAAGCTGGTCGGCCTGGGCTACGCCTCGCACCTCTATCGCGAACTGGACATATTGTCCCATCTGACCCAGTTCTCCCATAACGGCGACGAGATCGCCTTTGGCACCATCGGCAATGCCTCGACGGCCGAGGGGCATTTTTGGGAGGCGGTCAACGGTATCGGCGTGTTGCGCGCGCCGGTGGTCATCTCCATCTGGGATGACGGCTACGGCATCTCCGTGCCCAATGAGCACCAGATCACCAAGGGCAATCTGTCGGAGATCCTCGACGGTTTTCGCCGCCGGCCGGACGTGCCCGGCGGCTACGAACTGTACACCGTCAAGGGTTGGGATTACCCGGCCCTGCTGGAAACCTACGCCCGCGCCGCCGACATGGCCCGCGCCGAGCACATCCCGGCCATCATCCACGTCATCGAGATGACCCAACCGCTGGGCCATTCGTCGTCGGGCAGCCACGAGCGCTACAAATCGGCCGAACGGCTGGAGTGGGAGCGCCAACACGACTGCCTGCTCAAGATGCGCGAATGGATCCTCGACCAGCACATCGCCACCGCCGGCGAGCTGGACAACATGGAACGCAACGCCGAGATGCTGGTCGAGAATATCCGCGTCAAGGCCTGGCAAGCGTTCACCCGGCCGATCCACGACGAACGGCTGCACGTGGTCGACCTCATGGAACAGGTCGAGGCCACCTCGATCCAGGCCGCGGCCATCGAACCCATTCGTCGCCGGCTCGCCAAGCGGGAGTCGTTGCTGCGGCGCGACGTGCTGTCCGCGGTGCGCGAACTGTTGGTGCTGACCCGCCACGAATCGCGCCCGCCCGACTCGCCCATCGCGCGCCTGATCGAATGGCAACAAGCCCAGGGTTCCGCCAACTACGAGCGCTACGGCTCCCATCTGTATAGCCGCTCGGCTGAATCCACCCTGGGCGTGGGCGAGGTGAAGCCTATCTATGAGGCCAACGCGCCCAACGTGCCCGGCTCCCACATCCTCAACGCCGCGTTCGACGCCATGCTGGCCCGCGACCCGCGCGTCGTGGCCTTTGGCGAGGATGTGGGCTTTCTGGGCGGCGTCAATCAGACGTGGGCCGGGCTGCAAGCCAAACATGGCCCGCTGCGCGTGGCCGATACGGGCATCCGCGAGGCAACAATCGTCGGGCAGGCCATTGGGTTGGCCCTGCGCGGCCTGCGGCCCATCGCCGAAATCCAATACCTGGATTACGTACTCTATGGCCTGCAAATTCTGTCCGACGACCTGGCCTCGCTCCACTGGCGGACGCGCGGCGGGCAGAAAGCGCCGGTCATCGTCAGTACCCGCGGCCACCGGCTGGAGGGCATCTGGCACGCCGGGTCGCCGTTGGGGGCGCTCATCAATCTGCTGCGCGGCATCTACATCTGCGTGCCGCGCGACATGACCCAGGCCGCCGGCTTCTACAACACGCTGCTGCTGGGCGACGAGCCGGGCATCGTCGTGGAAGTGCTGAACGGCTACCGGCTGAAAGAGAAGATGCCGGCCAATATCGGGGACATCACCGTGCCGCTGGGCGTGCCGGAGGTGTTGCGGCCCGGCAGTGACGTGACGATGGTCACCTATGGCGCGGCCTGTCGCATTGCCCTGGAGACGGCCGAGGCTCTCAGCGGGGTGGGCATCGAAGTCGAAATCATCGACGTGCAGACGCTGCTGCCCTTCGACCGGCCGGGGATGATCCTCGATTCGCTGAAGAAGACCAATCGCGTCGTCTTTCTCGACGAGGATACGCCCGGCGGGGCCACGGCCTACATGCTCCAGCAGGTGATCGAAGTCCAGGGCGGCTTCCACTGGCTCGATTGCGAACCGCGCACCATCGCCGCCCAACCCCACCGCCCGGCTTATGGCTCCGATGGGGCCTACTTCTCCAAACCCAACGTCGAGGACGTGTTTGCCGTCATCTACGACCTGATGAACGAGGCCAATCCGGCCCGCTATCCGCGCTATCAATAA
- a CDS encoding DUF6941 family protein: protein MHLHILLTADHAYIDNATGKLYVLGAFNNIGVPQFPWRYEKMALVVRIGSDVTDRTNEQILTAILMDEDSQEILKLSIPFTLGIAHDGTRPHFDMIGELAGVIFPQPGKYVFRIYVGDDELGSTPIDITALKR from the coding sequence ATGCACCTCCACATACTTCTAACAGCCGACCATGCCTATATCGATAACGCCACAGGGAAACTATACGTCCTGGGAGCCTTCAACAACATCGGCGTGCCCCAATTCCCTTGGCGCTATGAAAAGATGGCCCTCGTTGTCAGAATCGGCTCAGACGTAACCGACCGAACAAACGAGCAAATACTCACAGCCATACTCATGGACGAAGATAGCCAGGAGATTCTAAAGCTAAGCATCCCCTTCACACTCGGCATCGCCCACGACGGAACTCGGCCCCACTTCGACATGATCGGTGAACTGGCCGGCGTCATATTCCCCCAGCCGGGCAAATACGTATTTAGAATTTACGTAGGAGATGACGAACTAGGGTCAACACCTATAGACATCACGGCATTGAAGCGGTAA
- a CDS encoding type II toxin-antitoxin system HicB family antitoxin, with protein sequence MANNNLQETARSLAARPYTLFAFLGKTTTGGTIYVATNPELPGCYAQGDTMQESEDILAEIREDYIAHLLAHNLTVPEPITPKPAGRQPHYPPHGYKIIEPKPENDSEMPDLNLQMTVFA encoded by the coding sequence ATGGCAAACAATAACCTACAGGAAACCGCCCGCTCACTGGCCGCGCGCCCATATACCCTCTTCGCATTCCTGGGCAAAACAACTACCGGCGGCACCATCTACGTAGCAACGAACCCCGAACTGCCCGGTTGCTATGCCCAGGGCGACACCATGCAGGAATCCGAAGACATCCTCGCCGAAATACGAGAAGACTACATCGCCCACCTGCTTGCCCATAACCTCACCGTCCCCGAACCCATCACCCCCAAGCCTGCCGGCCGCCAACCGCACTATCCGCCCCACGGCTACAAAATCATAGAGCCAAAACCGGAAAACGACAGCGAAATGCCCGATCTAAACCTCCAAATGACCGTCTTTGCCTAG
- a CDS encoding recombination directionality factor: MIKSHQQQIDLRLPRIGIIRKGAPKPQKGPGRDLDYFRLDRADPVVAAAWNDTLGPEPKSISGILPYADPAENLSIWDELWQGPRLLWRGDGERLHIKLDGNAYVRYAPGEGPPQPAAAGEKVGKGKVARLSRLRLLLPQLRIAGIFEIMSSSAIDADELWSNLMWIRSTVATLQAAPVTVFRAARQFNVPQADGKTMVVTKHMLHLMLDGRYLDALLPTQGTPAQLAPVQTAVALPSGQSGLLSDDDEAPDEGEYEDTPAIDPVAAFVATAETLPGVEAVNFANGRLTAWVNYVTADSYDPAHGEFLTQVLDRYCSAVADNGHTHTKADAEKARADYQTGLAALNDEQDDLFGAEYDARQEEVKADLATAQGKAN; encoded by the coding sequence ATGATCAAGTCACACCAACAACAAATCGACCTACGCCTGCCCCGCATCGGCATCATCCGCAAAGGCGCGCCCAAGCCCCAGAAAGGCCCCGGCCGCGACCTCGACTATTTCCGCCTCGACCGCGCCGATCCCGTCGTCGCCGCCGCCTGGAACGACACCCTCGGCCCCGAACCCAAATCAATCAGCGGCATCCTCCCCTACGCCGACCCCGCCGAAAATCTGTCGATCTGGGACGAACTATGGCAAGGGCCGCGCCTCCTCTGGCGCGGCGACGGCGAACGGCTCCACATCAAACTCGACGGCAACGCCTACGTCCGCTACGCCCCCGGCGAAGGCCCCCCCCAGCCCGCCGCCGCCGGGGAGAAAGTCGGCAAGGGCAAGGTCGCCCGCCTCTCCCGCCTGCGCCTGCTGCTCCCCCAACTCCGCATCGCCGGCATCTTCGAGATCATGTCCTCATCCGCCATCGACGCCGACGAGCTATGGTCAAACCTCATGTGGATACGCTCCACCGTCGCCACCCTACAGGCCGCGCCCGTCACCGTCTTCCGCGCCGCCCGGCAATTCAACGTTCCCCAGGCCGACGGCAAAACGATGGTTGTCACCAAACACATGCTCCACCTCATGCTCGACGGCCGCTACCTCGACGCCCTCCTGCCCACCCAGGGCACACCCGCCCAACTGGCCCCCGTCCAGACCGCCGTCGCCCTGCCGTCCGGCCAGAGCGGACTCCTGTCCGACGACGACGAAGCGCCCGACGAAGGCGAATATGAAGATACCCCGGCCATCGACCCCGTGGCCGCATTTGTAGCCACAGCCGAAACCCTGCCCGGCGTTGAGGCCGTGAACTTCGCCAACGGCCGGCTGACCGCCTGGGTCAACTACGTCACCGCCGACAGCTATGACCCGGCTCATGGCGAATTCCTGACACAGGTGCTCGACCGCTATTGCAGCGCCGTCGCCGACAACGGCCACACCCACACAAAAGCCGACGCTGAAAAAGCCCGCGCTGACTATCAGACCGGCCTGGCCGCATTGAATGACGAGCAAGACGACCTCTTCGGCGCTGAATACGACGCCCGACAGGAGGAAGTGAAAGCGGACTTGGCGACGGCTCAGGGCAAGGCGAATTAG
- a CDS encoding TIGR04255 family protein: MPIKFPEVDEVPLAIPPLDEVVCQVRFPPILKISTEEPVELQELIRGIFPEFEKRHVFQLQLPVPGNPLPPSAENQSISFVFTDIGKEMQATLAPNFYAVSTSKYRGWNKFLEILEIVHTAVVTSYRPAYATRIGLRYVNRLTTENTEAITREGLLDLVKKELTAMLRGSVWDSASEMIGVVNFADPPAQMNLRFGYEVNESVPTFLLDFDYFEEGTIDLAEVMARCNQYHEIIYRAFRWVVRDDTLTHFGGDTR, translated from the coding sequence ATGCCCATAAAATTTCCAGAGGTGGATGAAGTACCGCTGGCTATCCCGCCGCTTGATGAGGTTGTATGCCAGGTTCGCTTCCCACCTATACTAAAGATCAGCACAGAGGAGCCGGTTGAACTCCAGGAACTGATCCGCGGTATTTTCCCGGAGTTCGAGAAGAGGCATGTGTTTCAGCTTCAACTGCCTGTGCCCGGCAACCCGCTCCCGCCCTCTGCCGAAAATCAATCAATCTCTTTTGTTTTCACTGATATTGGCAAAGAAATGCAGGCTACCTTGGCACCAAATTTCTACGCTGTTTCAACGAGTAAATATCGCGGCTGGAACAAGTTCCTTGAAATTTTGGAGATCGTCCATACAGCAGTAGTGACTTCGTATCGCCCAGCGTATGCGACACGCATCGGGTTACGTTACGTCAATCGACTAACAACCGAGAACACTGAAGCCATTACACGAGAAGGATTGTTAGACCTTGTTAAAAAGGAATTAACGGCGATGCTCCGCGGGTCGGTGTGGGACAGTGCAAGCGAAATGATTGGGGTCGTGAACTTTGCCGATCCCCCAGCGCAGATGAATTTGCGGTTTGGATACGAAGTTAATGAGTCTGTTCCCACATTCCTGCTTGATTTCGATTATTTTGAGGAGGGGACGATTGACCTGGCAGAGGTAATGGCACGCTGCAACCAGTACCATGAGATCATATATAGAGCTTTTCGGTGGGTAGTAAGAGACGATACCCTAACGCATTTCGGAGGTGATACGCGATGA